From a region of the Hymenobacter jejuensis genome:
- a CDS encoding M23 family metallopeptidase, producing MKYWLVPFVLLVLSLAPGRVLAQQRKAPQTKAKSGDARKRKDFFRIKSPSIRYVRPDTTVLIETEELPDDNSDASKSIFFNPAKKLSIVSEDTTTLNEGGQQIVEMAEQVLIDSSWIQVAGYYSIWDTHNINPYRVDGRRLRDTLSLQLTDPQRKRFAKMPLNSTPITSDFGFRGYRWHYGDDLDLETGDSVKAAFDGVVRISKWDGSGYGNYLLVRHYNGIETLYGHLQKALVTPGTFVKAGQLIGYGGSTGRSTGSHLHFEVRYEGNPIDPEKMYDFPDYKLWKDNFQITSALFSYYSQALRAKAAARSHTSKPSAARRVVTHRIRSGDTLSEIAEKYGVSVGQLKRLNGSTSTLRPGRTLRIK from the coding sequence GTGAAATATTGGCTGGTGCCGTTCGTGCTGCTGGTGCTGTCGTTGGCGCCTGGGCGCGTACTGGCACAACAGCGCAAAGCGCCCCAGACGAAGGCCAAGTCCGGTGATGCCCGCAAGCGGAAAGATTTCTTCCGCATCAAATCACCATCCATTCGGTATGTCCGGCCAGATACGACGGTGCTGATTGAAACCGAGGAATTGCCCGACGACAACTCCGACGCGTCGAAGTCCATTTTCTTCAATCCGGCCAAAAAACTGTCCATCGTGAGTGAGGACACGACCACGCTCAACGAAGGTGGCCAGCAGATTGTGGAGATGGCGGAACAAGTGCTAATAGACAGCTCTTGGATTCAGGTAGCGGGCTACTATTCGATTTGGGACACGCACAACATCAACCCGTATCGTGTGGATGGGCGGCGCCTGCGCGATACGCTGAGCCTGCAACTGACCGATCCACAGCGTAAGCGCTTTGCCAAAATGCCGCTTAACAGCACGCCCATCACCTCAGATTTTGGATTTCGCGGCTACCGTTGGCACTACGGCGACGACCTCGACCTAGAAACCGGCGACTCGGTAAAAGCTGCCTTCGACGGCGTCGTGCGCATTTCGAAATGGGACGGCTCGGGCTACGGCAACTATCTGTTGGTCAGGCACTACAACGGCATTGAAACTTTGTATGGCCATCTGCAGAAAGCCTTGGTCACGCCCGGTACCTTCGTGAAGGCGGGCCAGTTGATCGGATACGGCGGCAGCACGGGCCGCAGCACGGGCTCGCATTTGCACTTCGAGGTACGCTACGAAGGCAATCCCATCGATCCTGAGAAGATGTACGACTTCCCGGATTACAAACTCTGGAAAGACAATTTTCAGATTACGTCGGCACTTTTTAGCTATTACAGCCAAGCCTTACGCGCCAAAGCCGCCGCCCGCAGCCATACCAGCAAACCATCGGCGGCCCGCCGGGTAGTAACGCACCGCATTCGCAGCGGCGATACGCTTTCCGAAATCGCGGAAAAATACGGTGTGTCGGTTGGGCAGCTGAAGCGCCTGAACGGCAGCACCTCAACCTTGCGGCCGGGACGTACACTACGAATCAAATAA